The Thermoanaerobaculia bacterium genome window below encodes:
- a CDS encoding NAD(P) transhydrogenase subunit alpha, translated as MSFVTALTVFVLAIYVGVEVINRVPPTLHTPLMSGSNAISGITVVGALILAGQPDVPELVHILAGVAVAFAMINVVGGFVVTHRMLGMFQKKR; from the coding sequence ATGAGTTTCGTCACCGCGCTCACCGTTTTCGTCCTCGCCATCTATGTCGGGGTCGAGGTCATCAACAGAGTACCGCCGACGCTCCACACACCTCTGATGTCGGGTTCGAACGCCATCTCGGGTATCACCGTCGTCGGCGCGCTGATCCTCGCCGGCCAGCCCGACGTGCCCGAGCTGGTCCACATCCTCGCCGGCGTCGCCGTCGCCTTCGCCATGATCAACGTCGTCGGCGGTTTCGTGGTCACCCACCGCATGCTCGGCATGTTCCAGAAGAAGCGCTGA